In the genome of Bradysia coprophila strain Holo2 unplaced genomic scaffold, BU_Bcop_v1 contig_232, whole genome shotgun sequence, one region contains:
- the LOC119076119 gene encoding FAM172 family protein homolog CG10038 has protein sequence MLTSKFFPSIFVLFQCFKSFESHNSQPHPTMAQENAFPKTLEGFGYGFNEEGQLRQIDPSTGLCTDKPFEFAISSEHERNQKHYEALGEVITEYVYELLEKNGLHKIHVPSDVPESEATFVFATKRDLNDVKKLLILINGSGVVRAGQWARRLIMNQSLNHGTQIPYINLARKNGYDVLVLNTNDNERNDEDIPGHASPSEHAHSVWSQMIADANIEGIAIVAHSFGGHVTMDLAQQHVEAFKNKVFAVGLTDSVHNSIPPAIRKHMQKICRNWVTSAQPLNTPSKYQHPLDVQRLSAGHKEHEWTSWSAMDVLFEFLEERYKNFVENEKAAKETKVEL, from the exons ATGCTGACGAGCAAATTTTTTCCAAGTATTTTCGTGTTATTTCAGTGTTTTAAATCGTTCGAATCACACAATTCACAGCCACATCCTACAATGGCACAGGAGAATGCATTCCCAAAGACACTCGAAGGATTCGGTTACGGTTTTAATGAGG AAGGACAATTACGACAAATAGATCCAAGCACTGGCCTGTGTACAGACAAGCCATTCGAATTTGCAATAAGTTCGGAACACGAGCGCAATCAAAAACATTACGAGGCTCTCGGTGAGGTTATCACAGAATATGTGTACGAGTTGCTCGAAAAGAATGGTCTGCACAAAATCCACGTTCCGTCGGATGTTCCCGAAAGTGAAGCTACCTTTGTCTTTGCTACGAAACGAGATTTGAACGACGTGAAAAAGTTGTTGATATTGATTAATGGCAGTGGAGTGGTCCGTGCCGGACAGTGGGCCCGACGATTAATTATGAATCAGTCACTTAACCATGGAACTCAAATTCCATACATAAATTTAGCAAGGAAGAATGGCTACGACGTTCTCGTATTGAATACGAACGACAATGAGCGAAATGACGAAGACATTCCCGGCCACGCATCTCCGTCAGAACATGCCCATTCGGTGTGGTCTCAGATGATAGCCGACGCAAACATCGAGGGTATTGCAATCGTAGCCCACAGCTTCGGAGGCCATGTTACAATGGATTTG GCTCAACAGCATGTCGAGGCATTCAAGAACAAAGTATTTGCGGTTGGATTAACCGATTCCGTTCACAATTCGATTCCCCCGGCTATTCGTAAACACATGCAAAAG ATCTGCAGAAATTGGGTAACATCTGCCCAGCCGCTAAACACACCGTCCAAGTACCAACATCCTCTTGATGTACAGCGACTTTCTGCTGGCCACAAGGAACACGAATGGACTTCATGGTCAGCGATGGATGTGTTGTTTGAATTCCTTGAGGAGCGAtacaagaattttgttgagaATGAAAAGGCTGCAAAGGAGACCAAAGTTGAATTGTAG